Within Cercospora beticola chromosome 6, complete sequence, the genomic segment TCGCGACAGGCGGTCAATGCCAGTTGAATCTCCGCTTTTCGACCAGGCACCCTGCATTGAACTCTCTCTCCTCCCCTCCGACAATCCCAGCACATCGACCTTTGTCCTGCCTTTTCGTTGACTGAACACTACAGTACGGATCTGATGGGTACTTCGACGTGCCTGCTTgcaacacagcagcaacgcgtCGAGCGCGTCTCTGCTCAGCCTGGGTTGCCTGGGGCGTGCATGGCATTCAGtgcctcttctcttctcgtgCGGCCTGCGAGTCATCTGTCACACCCGCATCGAAGGCCGCTGAGACACATGCGGCCGTGTGACGCGCTGAACAATGCAGATGCTCAGCCCATGTACCACCGCCTCCAAAGCTGCCCACTACACCACTCACCGGACCTGAACGCCATCATCCTTTGACATGGCACGCCGCGATTTCTTCCGCCCTGCGCCAAATCGGACAAGCCACGCGGCAACGTCGTGTCGTTGGCGTTGTCGACCTGGGAACGAACAACGTCGACCGTCGTTTCCTTCATCGTGTCCAACGTTGCAGAAAACAGCCTGATCCAGATCTTCCATTTCATGCCATGTGCATGCACCTGCTGGCGAAGATTGCACACTGACGCACGTAGACATTCCACATTTTCTACGCAGAGCATGAACTGGGCTGCCGTCTGCTCTTGCGACGAAAAGAACGAATCAATTCGTCATCTGCGGCTTCGCGCATGACCGGGACACCGACCGAAGCAGAACCTCAGCCCAACACACCCGATATGGATGTCTACGCAAAGCATAGGCGGCTTGCCCTTCCAACATGGCCAACGACGCAACGGGCAATGTATCTGTCATCAAGAATACTGACACAATGACGATCGGGACCCTGATCCGAGGACTTGACTGGTGGCATATCATCCCGCTGAACAACACCTCCCGTGTGCCTCCCATGCCTGCGCGCTCGATCGTAGACTTGTAACGATGCCGGCATGATGAAAGTGAACACCCGACCTTAGGGCCGTAGTACCTTCAGGTCCTGTGACACCAGCGAATCGATGGCTCCGTTCCAACGGGTCGACACCCTTTAGGACATGCTACATTCCAACGTCGCCTCAACTTCCCGTTACCTGGGGGAACTTGCTATCCATCGGCTCCAGGGGCCACGGGTTGCACATGTCAGACGACGACAGCCTTGCCCGCCGAGAGCTTGGTAACTATGCCATTGTTAcactcgtcgtcttcgagaCAGGACATTCCACCCTCGGCCAAGTCCTTGGGCACAGTCAAGCGCCGCCGGTGCCCTGAAGAAGACCTCGTGCTGCCTGTGGAGACTCTGTGCTAAAGAAGACCTTTGCCCTATCCGACGATATCACGCTCATCCGCCGATCACCACTGACCACCTCCACTTTCTACACATACGTCTGAGACTGTCTCCAAACCGACAACCACACAAGCACTTGTCCTCATCGAGCGCAGGTATCAAAGAAACAGCTTTGCATGTGCGCAGTGCAACAAGGCTTTCGGGCCATTGTATGAGCATCGCACTGAGAATCCAAATTATTGAAATAGGCTCACCATTTTGCTCCTCAAATTTCTCCCAGGCAATTCTGCACACGCTGATAACACAGATTATTCTTCCGTCATGGGAGGACATCGCTCTCATGGTCGGACGCCTTTATTGCTTTCGCTGATCACTTTGCACCAGGCTCTACTCTCCTCGGCAGCACCGCATTATACAGGTGAGTGCACGAAAATGTCCGGTATTTGTGACCCACTGAAGCCTGCCCAAGGGTCGCCACTACTGGCACGCGATGTCCCTGATGTGGTCACCATCACCAGTACCTGTTCTGAAGACAGAACCCGTCCCAAGGCCTCGCACGAGTTTCGCTTCCAAGGACATCCGAAACCAGGTGGCGCAATCATCTATCAGATAGGCGATGGACAGTGAGTGCGCTCGATTTCGGCCCACATCAAAATTCTACGAAACTGATGCCGGGGCAGAATTCAAGCACCCGGACCTGGGCATGCTTTTCCACCGACTCACTTTGTTACCACTACAAGGCAACCTAGCATTCCGACAAGCAGCTCCAGTATTGTGGCGCGTGATGCTACCACGAACTCGACCACATCTGTGTCCAGCACTCAGATATCCCACGAGACAACCGGCTCCTTCTCAACCAGTGTCTCGGACGTCTCTCTGACAAGACTCACCACATCTGCCGTCCAGAGTGCTACGCTGCCGGGTCCCACAAGCACGTCGGGCAGCATCAACAGCGTCCTCCAGACATCTTTACAGCCTTCTGCTCCGCCATTTCCTACGTCGATCGGGTCGAGTGATATCTCGATTGTCAATCCGTCTACACTACCTAGTCCTTCGTCGACATCAGTCGTGGGAACGTTGTCTGCCAGTGACATCTTCCGACCTATCGGTACTGGTGCTCCTCTTGTCCCCGACGCACCTAAAGATCACCCCTGTCCGAGGATCGGCATTCAGCCGCAAAGTCGCAGACTGCAGACGAACAAATTCTACTCTGCCCTATTCTTGAACGAACAAAAGTCGCCTGTTTTCACTTTCCCCTACTCTGTTCAGTGGGCAAAGGGCGACGGTCAGCTGCAGAGTTGGGGCTTTGTGGTCTCCCATACCGAGCCAGAGCAGTGGGCGAGAGCTGATGGCCAACCGGGAAAGGATGCTGGGCAGTGGGCATTCTTCGGAGCTCCAGTGGGAGTGGAGTATATCATCCTCTCAGCTAGCGAGCTTGTGGTCAACAGTGCAAACATGACTCCAGGCCTTACTACCGACACGCTTGAGTGGGGATCGGTCAAGGCCAATCTGTTCCCGCCAGAGTGGATGACGCCTGTCATGACACTTCCGCTGCTGCAGGGCTCAGCCTACATCACTGCAGAATATCACTGGGGCAAGCCTCTGATCCAATCAAGCGTCGGCTTCAAGAACCTCACCTTCGCCGGAGCGCTGCCGAACAATCTTACGCACAAGTATGTGGCCTATCTGCACAACAATCACAAGTGGCTCATCTACATCACTCCCCTCGACTCATCGTATGAGGTCAACCGCTTTGATCTGGACGGAAGGGGAAGCTCCATCAATGGGCCATCGCTTTTCAACGGTGTCATTCAAGTCGCCAAAGTCCCGCGAGCAGATGGCGCTGCAACGTTGAACGTGCGAGACAATGCAAGTCCGGAGACAGACCCTGAAGTGATTTATGATCAATCTGCGGGCACATACCCCATCGGAGTCAACATCACTGGAACCGTCGACGGAAAGACCGGAAGTTACACCTTGTCATGGACCAAGAACGGGACTCAAGACCAAGATCTCCTCATGTTCGCCCTGCCTCACCACACCGAGTCAATGAGCTACCCCGACCAGAATGGACTCACGAACCTGCAAATGAGAACAACAACGAAAGGCATGGCCACTGCTGTCAAAGGCGACTCATGGACAATGACAGAAAAGGACTTGCCTATCGAAATGGGTTTCTCACCTTGGACACCCAAAGTAGGAAATGTTGATAGATATTCTGACCCCGTGTTGGAGGCAGTGGAGAGTTTTGGTGCAGATGACATTCGCGAGGATATTCTTGGTCAAACCAACGTAAGCAGTGCATATTACGATGGCAAAGCGCTGGCCAAGTTCGCTGCCATCTGCTATGCTCTGCATGACGTCGTCGGAAACGATACATTGGCACTGTCTGGACTTCAACCTCTGAAACAAGCCTTCGGCCATCATCTTGAGAACAGACAAAGATGGCCCTGGGTCTACGACGATAGCTGGGGTGGCGTGGTCAGTGTCGCTTCCTACGAGACCAACAATCCTTTGGAAGACTTTGGCAATCCATACTACAATGACCACCATTTTCACTACGGCTACTTTGTCTACGCTGCTGCAGTTATTGGATATCTCGACCCCGAATGGCTGGCCAACTCAACGAACACAGACTGGGTCAACATGCTCGTTAGGGACTACGCTGGCTCAGACCTTGACGATCCTTACTTCCCCTTCTCGAGGGCTTTCGACTGGTACCACGGACACTCCTGGGCCGCGGGCCTCCTAGACTCCAGCGACGGCAAAAACCAAGAAAGTTCCTCCGAGGACACCATGGCCAGTTACGCAATCAAAATGTGGGGCTCAGTAACTGGTGACCAGTACATGGAAGCTCGCGGTAATCTCATGCTCGCAATCCAAAAGCGTAGCTTCGCagactactacctctactccTCCGACAACAACGCCCAACCGCCAAAATTCATCGGAAACAAAGCTGCAGGAATCCTCTTCGAGAACAAGATCGATCATACGACGTACTTTGGTGCCAATCCGGAATACATTCAAGGCATTCAtatgcttcctcttctgccttTTAGCACCTATATCCGAGACTCGAAGTTCGTGTGCGAAGAATGGGATGCGTATTTTCGGGATCCGGATGTTATTGGCGCGGTTTCGGGCGGGTGGCGAGGAATTCTGATGGCGAATTATGCTATGTGCAATACTACGACGGCGAGAGAGGCGTACGAATTTTTTACAGCTGATGATTTTGATGCGAGCTATTTGGATGGTGGCGCGAGCAAGAGTTGGTATACGGCTTTTGTGGCTGCTTTGGTTGATGGGGTGATTGTTTGAGATGAGAAGAGGAGGGGTTGGGTAAGTATTTAAAGATGGGCACGATACTGACATACAGGGACGAGGTTTGAGGAGGATGTTTACTTGGCTGCTTTCGGGATACAACGTGGCTGCAACTTGTTTTTGGCGTCTGGGGTGTTGACGGAACGATAGACGGAAGGATATGATGATACCAACTAGGGGAACTTGGATAGACGGGGACTTTGACGATGTTACGATAACACGATATAATTATGCATGTATGAATTGTGGGCAAGGGGGTATTGCATTTGGTACATTTTGAGCTTTCCACTGCCTTTCTTCCTTTGCTGCAATTGGTTGTGACTTGAACGCGAGATGATCGATCTTGATCGTTCATTGGTCACAGCACCAAGCGAAGCTAGTCGATGTTTGTCTTGGCTCTCGCGCACGGTTCAGCAGACAAGTTGCCGCAAGCATGAACGTCAGAAACAGCTCACGCTCTTCGTCCGCTCGACACATTTTCACAGCGATCACTTCGCGGCCTCTCACTACTACGGTCATGTTGCACCTTCCACTGTGCTCCATTCTGGATCACCGAGCTGGTGATGGCCGCTAACAACGATGCGGGTCCCTTGCTTTTTCTGACGACTTCAACCGGGTCAGCACCCAGCGGCCGGAACGCAAGAGCCCATTCTCGAGCAACGAGCGCGAAACGATCGAATCCTGCCGCAGCTCACTATGGGTCTTTCGGCAGTTTCGCTGTGAACAAGAAGCATAAGCCAGGATCGAACGAAGATACTGGATCCGCGAGTAGCACTGAAAGTTCTTTCCCGAAGGCTTCCCAggtgaagcgaaggaaggtTGCGCCAGATGGCGATGTTGTCTTGAGCAGATCCTCTGAAAGCACGGGATGGCTAGCTGTTCGCCAACAAGAGCACTTTGGATCTTTATTGCCTCCGCTTCGGATCTTAGCAACGCATTTTTCGAATGGATGCACGCCTTTGCCACCCAACGTTGATCTGGACAACGTGCTGAAAGTGGCAGCATTCCACATTCGTCGAAAGGCCGCTCAGCTTCTGGAATCAGAACCAGAACGAGCATTGGATGCCCTGCGGTGTCGGCAATGGTGTTCCGTGCCGGCCACGATGGCATCTTTGGGCCGCAGTCCATACCTCGACGGAGCTATTGCATGCGTGGTCTCGAAAGTCCAGCAAGTGGTCTCAGGCGCTCCCAGTGAGCAGCGTATCTTGATCTGCTATACGGACGCACTACATCTTTTACGGGCGGCAGTGCAAGATTCTGCTACCCACGAGAGAGTCGACATGTTGGCCGCCTCTCAACTGTTAGCGGTCTACGAGATGCTCGACTCTCCCACTTCTTCAGCATGGGCTCGCCATATCGCCGGAGTGGCCGCAATGTCCAAACTCCAAGCCACGCGAAAAAACGGCATCCTGACATCCGAACAAGCAGCACCCATGTTCGTTGAAGCTCTTCTCAATGACGACGATGGCTTTTTCGAAAGCAAGCAATGGAAAGCTCTTCTGCAGATCCTTACGAACAAGCAATCTCTGAATCCACAGTCCACAGGCGAAACGCTTTCCTGCTTTCGCTCCCTCCGCATCCTCTTCGCAGACTGGAAATCTGCCACCCGCATATCCCTCGGCTGGGAAGTACGCTTCAATCTCCTCGCTCAAGCTCATGAGCTCCGAGCACATTTCAAGAATGTCGTTTTCCGAAATGAACATCGCTTCATGACGCGGCAGCAAATCAGCAAAGGATGCGATGTTCTCGGACTGTGCCTTGTCAGCATCATGATGCTGGACCGATTGATCTTGACGCTGAGGCAGACGAGTACGTGGCAAGGGCACAATCTGGAAATCGATACGCAGGAGTTGTGCACGCAGGTCATTAGACATGAACTGGACACGGCGGAAGCTTTTCCTGCGAAGGATCTTTTGAGAGCATTCCAGAAGCAGCATGATTATCCGCTGCTGGAGTATGATAGTTGAGAAATCTTACATTATGAAGGAGAGAGATGACAAGGGAGGGTACACATAAGAGTCACGCCGCTGGGCGTGTTTATCGCTAACTTTCGTACATGAATAAATCATCAGCCGCATGCATAGCAGTACATCACATCTTTGACTTCCTGCCCGACTTCACTCCCTCCACCGGTGCTCCACTGAGCAGAAAGTCAGGATACTCGAATCCTTTTCCCTCTGTTGCCCCGCTCACTCTCCACTGCCCACCATCAACGACCAAAATATTGCCATTGACGTAGCTGCCCGCCTCAGAGAACAAATACACCGTAGCATCCGCAATCTCCTTCACCTCTCCCCATCTCCCAACAGGAATACTCTTCGCACTCTTCTTCGCACTCTCCGGATCCGATCTCGAAAGCCTCGTCATCCCCTCCGTCCCCCGAATCGGACCCGGCGTAATCACATTACTCGTAATCCCATAAGGCCCATACTCAATCGAAACACTATGTGAAATCTGATCCACAGCCGCCTTCGCCGCCATAGCATGCGCCTGCAACGGAAACCCCTTAAAATGAAACGTCGCAGAAATAAACACCATTCTCCCACCCGTCCCTCCCACTTTCCCCGTCGCTTTGCCCGTATTAGGATACTTCTTCGCCGATTCCACTAGATACGGCAGCACAGCTTTCGCAGTATGATACGACCCAAGTGTATCAATTTCCATAACTGTCCGGAAAGCATTCGGACTCAATTGACTCATCGGAGCCAGAAAGTTTCCTGCTGCGCCTGCGATTGCGAAGTCTATGCCTCCGAGCTCTTTTGCGCAGGTGTCAGCTGCTGCTTTTAATGCGACGGCGTTGCGGACGTCGACGTTGCCTTGGCCGATGACGCGGGAGCCTGGACGAGCGGTTTCGAGGTCGCGGGCCATGGAGACGGTTTTTTCGACATTGCGGCCGATGATGTAGGCGTTTCCGCCGAGGGCGACGAAGGCGCGGACTTGGATTGAGCAGATGCTGCCGGCTCCGCCGGTGCAGAAGAGGACTTTGTTTTTGAAGATTCCGTCGCGCCAGACGTCGGAGAGGTATTCTTCGCGGGGGACGGGCATGGTTTGTAGGCGGCGGGGGGTGAGGTATGGAGTAGAGGGATGGAGGATAGTTGTTTCTCGAGAGGTTGGGAGTGGTACTATATGGTAAGAGCGACTGCCGAGGGAAGCTGTTTATACGGCCGTATGGTGAAGGAGAGGGATTGAGAGGAGAAAGGACAATGAGATTATTGGCTTGTGAATCTGACCTGATGCTGGCCTACAAGTACTTTTGCTTGCATGTGCTTGGGAAGGCAGGAAGGCAGGAAGtctaggattagtattcacCTAGACCACCGAGGGTCGATGATGCCGAAAGGTACTTACCGTTTGTGGTCATAGCCGAACTCTCTGCCCTATGTACTACGGAGGCCTACAGCGGCTGTCTCGATACCGCACCGCGTCGAACTTGCCATGTGAGCACGACTTCGACAGACGCTTCGATGTGAATGCGATGTTGTCTGCCGCGGGCTCATAATTCTCAGGAGGATCGGATGCGTACCTTGCTTCTCAATCAATGCCGTTTGGACACCGCACTCCAACGATCGAGCGAGGTAGGAGAGGAGACATTTAATGGGTACTGTAGCTAGGGGGCGCTTGAAGTTCCATCAAATTTTGAAGCAATGATACCCAAAATTCCATTGGATTGTTGTGAAAGAACAATCGTTGTAGAGAACGGCTTCTTCTCGCAGCAGAACACCCAACCTATAGTTGCGAACTATTGCTCCCTCCATAGCCCATGTTAAAATCGAGCATAAGTGAAGTTCCAAGCATGTTCATCGCACCAATAGACGTTGTTCATAGCTTGCTTACGATAATGAGGAGATACTGTAGCCACTTCGGGCCGCCGCATTGCATCAGAAGCTCGATAGCGGAGACGACGTCAACACGAACCATTCATTCACACCCACgcgaccaccaccaccaccgcgcaTCGAACCTCACAACCGCGACTGAAGCAAACCACTCGCAATCATGCCGTCCGCCATCGCGCTCTGCAAATTCGTCGGCACAATCAGCTTAGGCCTCCTCACGGTACAGTCCCGCCACCAACCCAACCGCAAGCACCTTTCGATCACCAGCTAACACACACTCATCTCCAGGGCGTCTCCTACACCCTCTCCACACAATCCCTCCCCAGCCTTCTGACCCTCCCGTCAGCGAAACCCGCCGCTTACACTCTAAACCAAACAACACGACTCTCAACACTCCACATTCGAGCTCTCTCGACCATCTCTACAATCTCGCTGATCACAGCTTTCGCGCTTTCCCCTCCGAGGATCAAGCACCCTTATCTCATCTGGACTGCAATCGTAGCGACAGCGAGCGGAGCGTTGAATTTGGCGATGGACAAGGGATTGAAGTCGAGAGTTATCAAGGATGAAGTGGGAGAGGTGAATGGAGAGGAGATTGAGAAGAGTGCGAGGGATCAGCAGTACTTGGAATTCGTGAGGACTTTGATTGCTGGGACGGGGTTCACGATGGGTGTGGTGGGGATTTGGGGCGATGGGGCGTAGAGAGTTGCGTATTGGATGAGAGAGGCGAGGGAAAGAGCTGGTCTGGAGCGTGGAAAGCTCAGATGGAGGGCAGCATGAATGGAAAATGAAATGAAGCATGGAAACACTAGACGGCCGGTGTGTGATGGAGCGACAGAAGTCGGAATTACTTCCCATCTCCGATTAGAACTATATGGATACTTTTTCTGCTCTGTGTATCTGCGAGCAGGCATCGCTTAATAATCGTCACTCAGTGAGGTACAGCTTCACTTGTGTTGTAGATGTCGCCGAATCGAATAAACGCCGTCCTGAGCTATGCTGAATCTGCAGGTTCTCCGCAGCCTGTGCATCTGCGGCTAGCATCATGAGCACGGAAAGGCCGAAATTTCCTCACTCAGGTTGCCTTCACGTAGCCTGTGAAGGTGGTCAGCACATAACAACTTCTGGTGGCACTCATCGTCAAACTTACTGGCATCAATCTTGGAAATCTGCGGCAAAGCCAATCGCACTTTGTTCCTATACAACACCGGATTGGCTCTTTGCAACGGGTTGCCCTCGAGGTACACCTCTTCGAGTTTCTCCTTATCTTTCAGTACTCTTTCCACTTCCTGGAAGCTTTCGATCTGGCAATTGCTCGCCCATACATTCTCCAGATCCTTCAGGTCTTCTAATCCTTTGAGCGACGTAATGGGATTCGTTTGGAAATCGAGTATCTCCAATTTCGTGCACGCTCGGACTGGCTCGAGAGACTCGATCTTGTTGTCCGATACATACAACTCTGTGATCTGTGGTATTGTTTCGATTCCGTTGAGGGATGTGAGACGGTTCGCTTGAATACTTAGCGAACGCAGATTTATCAGCGTGCTGAGTCCTTTGAGCTCCGTTATCCTGTTCTGCCCGAGCCACAGACTTGTGAGGTTTGTCAACGTCTCCAATCCTTCGATCTCTTTGATTCGATTTGCTCCCAATTCAAGGTATGTGAGTTTTGTGAGCGTTTCTAGCCCTTCGATCTTCGATATTCGGTTTTGCACGAAGTAAAGGTGATCGAGATTGGTCAACGTCGAAATTCGCTTGATGTGCTTCAGCTTGTTGTATGACAGATCGAGTGTCGTGAGCGCTGTGTATTCTTCTAGGCCATCGATGTGCTTGATCAAATTGTCGTATAATTCCAGCTCTTCCAAATTCTTGCATGTATCAGGCAGCTCGATTTTCTGAATCTG encodes:
- a CDS encoding uncharacterized protein (BUSCO:EOG09263GUT) — encoded protein: MSDSQETPHGPDSTPHVLADATNASTSSGNNEPADTNGTSSKSSTPKSKSGWDGKLRVGKQATLANPEALEDSDYSDEDAPPVDQIDADEDLLAGESPDVEEIELLHSRITSMAALHLERFQRLKRLCLRQNQIQKIELPDTCKNLEELELYDNLIKHIDGLEEYTALTTLDLSYNKLKHIKRISTLTNLDHLYFVQNRISKIEGLETLTKLTYLELGANRIKEIEGLETLTNLTSLWLGQNRITELKGLSTLINLRSLSIQANRLTSLNGIETIPQITELYVSDNKIESLEPVRACTKLEILDFQTNPITSLKGLEDLKDLENVWASNCQIESFQEVERVLKDKEKLEEVYLEGNPLQRANPVLYRNKVRLALPQISKIDASYVKAT